In Apis mellifera strain DH4 linkage group LG3, Amel_HAv3.1, whole genome shotgun sequence, one DNA window encodes the following:
- the Est-6 gene encoding venom carboxylesterase-6 precursor (The RefSeq protein has 1 substitution compared to this genomic sequence) — protein MYMLKLSYILLFLGFVKFSWQDKQVPKVSTFTGNIRGYYKKSRSDRLYEAYEGIPYAQSPVGKFRFQPPRPIKKWSKDLSATKKSSVCMQYLMTFTTHGNRVKGSEDCLYINIYVPVRNNRKPLLPVMFWIHGGAFQFASGNEANETLFMDRNIVFVAINYRLGPFGFLSTGDIVVPGNMGLKDQSMALRWVFNNIKSFGGNPNKITIFGMSAGGASVHYHYLSPMSAGLFKRGISISGVAFCPWAQTKHAPEKAKKLGALMKCRTDNTKKMIDCLQSRPARIIAQAVGDFMFWLYNPFTPFGPVVETYGSNPFISNSPINIINNGQVYDVPWISGVVSKEGLYTAAEFVDNAKLLWHLNDHWDEIAPYLLDFNYTIPLDQHRQVAKKIKNYYLRSGPINYDKVESIIQMMSDRLFNIDFEKAVRLQARINKSPVWTYYYSYRAEHSVSEILSGGSTTDYGVCHGDDIFLTLNSIISNVTKPQDLAMQQLLINFYTSFAIQGIPYIDEASWPSLNPNDPDFRYLHIVNFTNIKMEVNNNFANKSFWKTIPFNENKLN, from the exons ATGTACATGTTGAAACTATCGTACATTCTGCTATTTTTGGGATTCGTCAAGTTTTCGTGGCAAGACAAACAAGTTCCCAAAGTGAGCACATTTACAGGAAACATTCGTggttattataagaaatctcGATCTGATAGATTATACGAAGCTTATGAAGGTATTCCTTATGCGCAATCTCCAGTTGGTAAATTTAGATTCCAA ccaCCTCGACCAATAAAAAAATGGTCGAAAGATTTATCAGCCACGAAGAAAAGTTCCGTTTGTATGCAATATCTTATGACTTTTACGACACATGGAAACAGAGTGAAAGGTTCCGAAGAttgtttgtatataaatatttacgtaccagttagaaataatagaaaaccaTTGTTACCGGTGATGTTTTGGATTCATGGAGGCGCTTTCCAGTTTGCCAGTGGGAACGAAGCAAACGAGACACTTTTTATGGATCGTAATATTGTGTTTGTTGCGATTAATTATCGTTTAGGACCATTTG gcTTCCTTAGTACCGGAGACATTGTAGTACCTGGAAATATGGGATTGAAAGATCAAAGTATGGCTTTACGTTGggtgtttaataatattaaaagtttcggtggtaatccaaataaaataacaatttttggaATGAGTGCGGGTGGCGCTAGCGTTCATTATCACTATTTATCACCTATGAGTGCCGGTCTTTTCAAAA gagGAATATCGATAAGTGGTGTAGCATTCTGTCCTTGGGCACAGACGAAGCATGCTCCTGAAAAAGCTAAAAAATTGGGTGCTCTTATGAAATGTCGGACagataatacgaaaaaaatgatcgattgTCTTCAAAGTCGACCTGCGCGAATTATAGCACAAGCTGTTGGCGATTTCATG TTTTGGTTGTATAATCCTTTTACTCCTTTCGGACCTGTTGTTGAGACATATGGATCCAAtccttttatttctaattctccaattaatattatcaataatggtCAAGTTTATGATGTTCCTTGGATCTCTGGTGTAGTTAGCAAAGAAGGATTATATACTGCTGCAg aaTTTGTTGACAATGCTAAACTGCTATGGCATTTGAACGATCATTGGGACGAAATTGCACCATATTTACTCGATTTCAATTATACTATTCCACTAGATCAGCATAGACAAGtggcaaaaaaaattaaaaattattatctgagATCAGATCCGATTAATTATGACAAAGTGGAATCAATAATACAAATGATGAGTGATCGATTGTTCAACATCGATTTCGAGAAAGCTGTTAGATTACAAGCAAGAATTAACAAGAGTCCAGTATGgacatattattatagttacaGAGCTGAACATAGCGTTAGTGAAATTTTGAGCGGAGGTTCAACTACAGATTacg GAGTATGCCATGGCGATGACATATTCCTTACgcttaattcaattatttcaaacgtAACAAAACCACAAGATTTGGCTATGCAACAgttattgatcaatttttatacatcattTGCTATACAGGG tATTCCATATATAGACGAAGCTTCATGGCCATCGTTAAATCCTAATGATCCTGATTTTCGTTATCTGCATATAGTTAATTTTACAAACATAAAAATggaagttaataataattttgctaataaaagCTTTTGGAAAACGATTCCTTTTAACGAAAATAAGCTAAATTAG